Within Brachyhypopomus gauderio isolate BG-103 chromosome 4, BGAUD_0.2, whole genome shotgun sequence, the genomic segment ttataaatacaggacgtgttgcctttcttcgtaataatgtatttatattcctcAAACAGACTTAtaagcagggctctcaagtctcacgcattgagcgtgtgacacacgcatttgaccgtcttcacacgctcacacatatatgtaatgctgcagcccggagccccggtgggcgtgggtaaagggcggagcatgtgtcaatcattttcgaatgcagccaatcagatactagactttcgtagtcaataaaggaaaaaaaaaacattaaagtgccgttccagaaaaataagtgagaagcattttaaactttgatttaaaaatgtctaaagtcatggctcttctaatgtttttattcagctacttttgtgcaagaatggcatatacttctgtttaaagagtttctccgtgcagtttccgccttcttttggcagatctgttaagatgattggctgcagtaaaaaatgattgacagctaactctggctgataattggcttaataaaaattgattgacaacgaaagtctagtatctgattggctgcagtcgaaaatgattgacacatgctccgccctttatccacgcccaccggggctccggcctgcagcattacccttctccgctcacacgccacacttccgatttcacacggcgagaaaaaaaaatctagtttatttacctccgatccatatctatgtcgccctccactggcgatcgatcgcgatatacaaacccccccccgctcaacaactctcacactctgacatgaatccaaaacttgagagccctgcttaTAAGTAGGgaaaaaagctgctcgttcctTCAGTTCTTTCGatattttcttgccttttcgaatatcgattcGTGAGGCTGTTTAAATAccgtgtgcacgcgcatgatcgccgattacaaaatcctggcttgaattagcgggaacaggttgcgtctggatttcgttagtggaccagaactagacggaagttaactgtttggctaactcaagcgaggctcactttAATAAGCGCTGCTTTCATGAGCTCGCTTTGTGGAATAGCCCCCATATTTGGTTTAGATCACCTAATGAGTCTCATTAAGGAGAGTGAGGCGTGTACACGGGATTGCAACGGAGGCTGTGCACGTGGAGATGAACATCTCAAATTTCGACCGAACTGATAGGTTGTTTGATAACAGGTGTAGCATATTTATATTTCCGTATTTATAGCCGGAGCTTCCAGCTAGCCTGATTCAGATGGTGGCCGAGTCCCGGTCATGATGCTGCTCGCCAGAGTGCTCGCTCCCGCGCTTCTGCTCGTCCACAGCGCTATTGCCTTTTCTTCCAATGACACGTACGAACGCTTTTTTAAATCTCAAGTTAACTTTGATTATTTAAGTTGTAGTGGTTTTTTGATACGCGATACATTTGTTTACTTCAAGCTAACATGAAACGACGTAACACCTGATCAAGACTAACCCACTTTGCTCTGTTTTGCTGTATTTCTTATTTGTACCACAGTTGCGTATGGTTACgtcattgtaaaaaaaaaaaccgagtGCCGTCAAAGATTTCCAAGCATCAGTAGTGTGGACTAGGACTTTATATCAACTGTGTCTGTGAAAAACTGGTTTACAACTATTTTTCTTCGTTTCCATTCAGGATTTACCTGTTGACTGTAAATTCCCAGCCAGTAGGGGGCAGTGAGGAGACTCTGTGTGTCCATGTCTACACGTCCCAGAAAACATTGCTGTTGCATGTCAATCTGCAACATGGGCAAAGCAACCAGAGTCTTCTGACCTGGAATGTTAAAACGCAAGAGTACTACCAGTGTGTCTTCTTCCAGGTCTGACCCCACCGTCTAACGGAACGCcaccatgatgttttaaatctaTCAGCAAACTGCTTTAAATCAGCAGTCCCATATGAACAAGGCTCAGATTGAAATGTCTAGTCAGTATACTTTTCACCtaatgcatatttatatattagtCTTTAGGTGGCTATTTCAGTGTTTAATTTAAGCTTAGTTTGTTTTtagtaaataaaatattcattttCTCAGTTTCCTATTATTTGTAGTATTGGTGTATCTTAGAATATGTCCAGTGTCTCATACGTGTTTTTCACACGTTGCTTGTGTAAACACAGCTGCTGGTGATTCAGGAGTAGAGTGCCTCTCAGCTCTGTTTCATCATGTGTTTCACAAACACAATAGGGGTTCATTTCACACTTGTAATTTTGCATCAAACAGGTTCCTGTTGTAACCATGGACACAGAAGCTTCCATTTATTTCGAGCTCATTGGGAAAACCACTTTCCTAAACAGGACAACCAGGATCATCCTGAAACGTCCCGCGCAGCTGACAATCATCCAAACAGACAAACCCATCTACAAACCAGGACAGACTGGTAATGTTGGCTGTGGCTGGGACTACTGGTGCAGTGAGGGAATGTGTGTTTAGTATATGAAGGAGTGACTCATTGAGTGTCTGTAGGCTCAGCAGTGATGTCGTCTCTCTTCCAACAGTGAAATTCCGCATAGTCTCTCTGGATGGCAATTTCCTCACCCACAATCAGATGGTAAGACGGTAGAATGCAGTAGCATAACACATCACTAATATATATTGGAGAGTGATATTATGGGCTTCTTTCTCTTTCAGTTCCCAACAGTGGAGCTGCAGGTACGGTGAATCTTGCAATACGCATCGCTGACGTTTGAGCTCTGCTCTTAAAAACAGTTTTCTGATTCTAGAAATGTTTCCTGGTTTCAGAAATGTCCTTGCTAATTGCATTTTCTGAGAAATGCTGCATGTTGCTGTTGTGTGTAGGACCCCAACTCCAACCGCATCGGTCAGTGGCTTAACAAGTCCACATCCGACGGCTTCCTGGATCTGACGTATCCCATGAGCCCTGAGACTCCACAGGGATTCTACACCATCACCGCCTGGAATGAGAGGAACGAAGCAACCAGACAAGACTTTGAAATCAAGGAATACGGTCGGACCAGCACTGTTTTCTGTTAATGTCAGATGGGTTCAGTTAGTCAGACCCAACACTGTGTGCTTTCTTAGTTTATATAATTCTCAGTATTCAGTGTTTGGAGCAGTATGCTTAATTCCTCACAGGTGATTCATATTTAAATGAATAACAGCAAAACATTCTTAAATTCTTTTAAAAGATTCTTAGTCTTAATTTTTTCCCTTGTAGTCCTGCCAAAGTTTGAAGTGACAGTTGATCTTCCAGTCATAACTGTTCTGGACACAGTGGTCACACTGAAAGTGTGTGCAAAGTGagtcatttaaacattttacataCCACACAATAATGATTTAATATGAGACAAACATCCATCACCATAATGTTATGTATTCAttactccaccacctccactctgTCCATAGGTATACTTATGGGAAACCAGTGATTGGGTCTGTCACTGCTGAGGTCCGCCGTAACAGTTACAGATACTGGTGGTTTGCTCCAGGAGCTACACAACTCCCAGACATCCTCAGGACTTACACCATGAAAGTTAGTCCACGTCTTCACCTGTTGCAGCACTGGGAAATGAAATATTATTCAGAATGCTTTGTAAATCCACAAATAAGATTCATGCTTCATAGAGCAGGTCCCCCAAATGGAGACGGccatgtttaaaatgtatttagtaCAGCATCTCAAACAGCCAGGCCACCAAGTGTCAGCACAATGGCTTTCGTGAGAAAAATCACTGGAGAAGTTACTTATTGTACCTTTAAATTTCATATGAGCAGTAATTGTTGTCCAGTGTAGCAGACACTACTGTTTCTGAACTCTGGTCCACGTTTGTTCAAACCTGGTTTAGACTGACAGGACGGGCTGTGGGTCCCACATCATTGACCTGAGTGACTTTGCACTGAATAGTCCACAATATATGAGAACTATTAGTGTTGATGCTGAACTGGAGGAATATGGGACAGGTGAGGGATTCCAGTCTAAAACATTCTAATGTTTTAGTAATGATCAAAATGGTTATCTATACTTGTAAACTGATCTATAAATGAATTGACTGTCACAGGAGTGGTCCTGTCTGGGTCTGGAAGCTCTGCTATTGTCAGTGAGATCGTCATCCTCACCTTTGTGGACACTCCTGGTGTGTTCAGGCTTGGGTTGGCCTACGAAGGAAAGGTGATTACTgtataaagattttttttaatttaattaatttctaTATAAGGACCTTTAATTAAAATGTACTGCACATTAGAATACCAGATCTACTGCTTAGCAATCTTAACAATGTGTTTTATTGTTGGTGTTTAGTTCAACTGTAGCGCAGGATACGTTTGTCAGATATTTAACTGTCATTTTGTTCAGTGTTAGCTTGATGTTTTTCTTGTGGTGTTGACTCTGCCTTGTATCATTGTTAGATTAAGGCCACTGGTCCAGACTCCGCTCCTGTGAAGAATGGATCGGTGCTTCTGATGATAACGTACGCTGAAAACCAATCCAGAATCTACAATTTGGTTACTGATGGCAACGGTGTTGCCCGTTTCTTCTTGGACACTTATTCATGGGGTTCGCAGCCGGTCTCTCTACAGGTGAATAATTTGTTTTCGGATAAACAATGTCTTGCATTATGTGACACTTTTTTGAAGGTGTACGAGGCTGTATTTATGGAGATGTATTGTTTCTCCTCTTCCCAATAGGCCAATTATGTGGAAAAGAAGCCACTTGGAAATATGACCAACATGGGAACACCAGACTACATCTCTGCTTACCTCTACGTCCAGCCATTCTACTCCCAAAGCAGAAGTTTCCTGGAGGTGCAGCGCCCTCTAGAGGTGTTTAGGTGCAACAGAATCGCTACAGTGCTGGCCCAGTACATCGTACAGGGCAGTGCCCTAGGAGCGACCCAGGTCTCCCTAGAGTTCTTCTACATGGTACGACCTGCCAATCTTAGTTTCAGGGTGTAAGATGATGCTCTTGACTTGCCCAACAGCTATTGGTTGTCTGGATGGTCATGTTTAGAAGGTGCCTGTTTAACTGATCTCTCCTGTTTGTGTGCTGGAGTGCAGGTGATGTCCCGGGGCAGGACTGTGCAGCAGGGAAGTGTCTCCATGGCTGTAAAGCCGCAGAAAGGTCTGCTGTACACACCAGAACTGTACCCACAATGCACCAGTTACTTTCAGTCATGAAAGTGCAGGATGTATGTTTCTGCATTGTAAAAGTATGAACAAGCCTGGCTGAGGACCTTAATCCATGAATCCATGAACATGGTGGAATTAGGCATAGGAACCTCCTCTGGGCTCAGAAGTTCCAGGCCCCTTTCTGCTGTAGGTGCTCTGGTGCTCTAGGTGTGTTCtaacctccacctgtctctgtatagcagagaacagaggagaagtgTCCGTCACACTCCAGGTGGTGCACGCGCTGGCTCCGGTCGCCCGGGTGGTGGTGTATGCTGTGCTCCCTGGAGGGGAGGTGCTGGCTGATGGCATGGACTTCCCTGTTGAGCCGTGTCTGGCTAACGAGGTCAGTACGTCACAAAATTCCCATAAACACCCAGTGCTCAGTTTCAAATGCTTGCACTCAACTTCTAATATCAGACTTCAATCCTGT encodes:
- the LOC143512692 gene encoding alpha-2-macroglobulin-like protein 1 isoform X1; this encodes MMLLARVLAPALLLVHSAIAFSSNDTIYLLTVNSQPVGGSEETLCVHVYTSQKTLLLHVNLQHGQSNQSLLTWNVKTQEYYQCVFFQVPVVTMDTEASIYFELIGKTTFLNRTTRIILKRPAQLTIIQTDKPIYKPGQTVKFRIVSLDGNFLTHNQMFPTVELQDPNSNRIGQWLNKSTSDGFLDLTYPMSPETPQGFYTITAWNERNEATRQDFEIKEYVLPKFEVTVDLPVITVLDTVVTLKVCAKYTYGKPVIGSVTAEVRRNSYRYWWFAPGATQLPDILRTYTMKTDRTGCGSHIIDLSDFALNSPQYMRTISVDAELEEYGTGVVLSGSGSSAIVSEIVILTFVDTPGVFRLGLAYEGKIKATGPDSAPVKNGSVLLMITYAENQSRIYNLVTDGNGVARFFLDTYSWGSQPVSLQANYVEKKPLGNMTNMGTPDYISAYLYVQPFYSQSRSFLEVQRPLEVFRCNRIATVLAQYIVQGSALGATQVSLEFFYMVMSRGRTVQQGSVSMAVKPQKAENRGEVSVTLQVVHALAPVARVVVYAVLPGGEVLADGMDFPVEPCLANEVSMDFSSPMELPGSSVELTLKAHPGSLCSVRAIDESLLLLRPEEEFSAESVFKLLPVYDLYGYPDDSEDFYPCYPPLRSKRRIIFPRPYDGNADVYSIFKDAGIKIITNVDIKKPYDCGNPLLYFGPVNKAMAEESSTDSAPTPSEQSPPSTTVRRYFPETWLWDLVHVGTSGVLLVNKTAPDTITTWEGGAFCTSPVGFGVAPKVNFTTFQPFFVSLTLPYSIVRGEVFTLKATVFNYLPSCIMVQAVLAFSVQPCKDCNYTRCLCAEDSWTFTWVVTPTVLGEVFFRVRAEAVRTSVRCGNQVPIVPEKGSVDTVEQTLLVVAEGTKQTNAYNELLCSAGGAVETNITLTLPEVFVEGSPTASVSVLGDLMGRVLQNLDNLLAMPYGCGEQNMLLFAPDIFILEYLESSGQLTPTIKTKAASFLLSGYQRELTYKHDDGSYSAFGMTDKSGNTCGRATLEQ
- the LOC143512692 gene encoding alpha-2-macroglobulin-like protein 1 isoform X2, with product MMLLARVLAPALLLVHSAIAFSSNDTIYLLTVNSQPVGGSEETLCVHVYTSQKTLLLHVNLQHGQSNQSLLTWNVKTQEYYQCVFFQVPVVTMDTEASIYFELIGKTTFLNRTTRIILKRPAQLTIIQTDKPIYKPGQTVKFRIVSLDGNFLTHNQMFPTVELQDPNSNRIGQWLNKSTSDGFLDLTYPMSPETPQGFYTITAWNERNEATRQDFEIKEYVLPKFEVTVDLPVITVLDTVVTLKVCAKYTYGKPVIGSVTAEVRRNSYRYWWFAPGATQLPDILRTYTMKTDRTGCGSHIIDLSDFALNSPQYMRTISVDAELEEYGTGVVLSGSGSSAIVSEIVILTFVDTPGVFRLGLAYEGKIKATGPDSAPVKNGSVLLMITYAENQSRIYNLVTDGNGVARFFLDTYSWGSQPVSLQANYVEKKPLGNMTNMGTPDYISAYLYVQPFYSQSRSFLEVQRPLEVFRCNRIATVLAQYIVQGSALGATQVSLEFFYMVMSRGRTVQQGSVSMAVKPQKENRGEVSVTLQVVHALAPVARVVVYAVLPGGEVLADGMDFPVEPCLANEVSMDFSSPMELPGSSVELTLKAHPGSLCSVRAIDESLLLLRPEEEFSAESVFKLLPVYDLYGYPDDSEDFYPCYPPLRSKRRIIFPRPYDGNADVYSIFKDAGIKIITNVDIKKPYDCGNPLLYFGPVNKAMAEESSTDSAPTPSEQSPPSTTVRRYFPETWLWDLVHVGTSGVLLVNKTAPDTITTWEGGAFCTSPVGFGVAPKVNFTTFQPFFVSLTLPYSIVRGEVFTLKATVFNYLPSCIMVQAVLAFSVQPCKDCNYTRCLCAEDSWTFTWVVTPTVLGEVFFRVRAEAVRTSVRCGNQVPIVPEKGSVDTVEQTLLVVAEGTKQTNAYNELLCSAGGAVETNITLTLPEVFVEGSPTASVSVLGDLMGRVLQNLDNLLAMPYGCGEQNMLLFAPDIFILEYLESSGQLTPTIKTKAASFLLSGYQRELTYKHDDGSYSAFGMTDKSGNTCGRATLEQ